A genome region from Chiroxiphia lanceolata isolate bChiLan1 chromosome 5, bChiLan1.pri, whole genome shotgun sequence includes the following:
- the IMMP2L gene encoding mitochondrial inner membrane protease subunit 2 isoform X3, which yields MAQAQGLGKRYIKAFLKGFFVAVPVTVTFLDRVACVARVEGASMQPSLNPGGRQASDVVLLNHWSIRNYDVQRGDIVSLV from the exons ATGGCACAGGCTCAGGGTTTGGGGAAGAGATACATTAAAGCctttttaaaaggtttctttGTTGCCGTTCCTGTAACTGTGACTTTCCTGGATAGAGTTGCCTGCGTGGCAAGAGTGGAAGGAGCATCAATGCAG CCTTCTTTGAATCCTGGGGGAAGACAAGCATCTGATGTAGTGCTCTTAAACCACTGGAGCATTCGAAATTATGATGTACAACGTGGGGACATTGTGTCATTGGT ATGA